One Bombus pascuorum chromosome 4, iyBomPasc1.1, whole genome shotgun sequence DNA segment encodes these proteins:
- the LOC132905781 gene encoding glycosylated lysosomal membrane protein-like isoform X1, translating to MNYVFVFLFLFITLVDIGYCTQRTLRSWLNHDCGTICKDRNLTTVYLRADGPNDTLHYLWDFDGNPSVLLALTSRSATMNISWKDFLLKRKNSVTFTEEPIYTFGVVFNKIIEFNDTNDTALINIANLINTNSLHPMFFQWDRKTLIQNNEFVTLNMEGNSYNDSIMNISRMGSIKISLMGFCSLDHSESMPHMLHTENSTQVDIILDHLQTNKSFTNSRFAIELLVVGEGNPEVPMFINPKKSLDDEHTPGIFDVVEVRTPPYKSMDNYETEGAYLQWRPVSYTTMSRDITDSTETMQYPPLKVSNHTSTIIDSMLYCYYGDKVDNLLTQRIIVSLGSKGDGFYKRTYYSTWTFLIGYGTPPEEQFSYLVIMIISIGLGLPMIILLATGLYFCIYKLPKRSGQAYLNQ from the exons ATGAATTATGTTTTTGTGTTCCTGTTTTTATTCATTACATTAGTAGATATTGGATATTGTACGCAAAGAACT TTACGATCATGGCTGAATCATGACTGTGGCACGATATGTAAAGACAGAAATTTGACAACAGTTTATCTAAGAGCTGATGGCCCCAATGACACTTTGCACTATCTGTGGGATTTTGATGGCAATCCATCTGTACTGTTAGCACTTACTTCGCGTTCAGCTACTATGAACATAAGTTGGAAGGACTTTCTTCTTAAGAGAAAAAACTCTGTAACATTTACAGAAGAACCTATTTATACTTTTGGAGTAGTTTTTAATAAG ATTATAGAATTCAATGACACAAATGACACagcattaataaatatcgctAATCTTATAAATACCAATAGTTTACATCCCATGTTTTTTCAATGGGACCGTAAGACtctaatacaaaataatgaatttgTTACATTAAATATGGAGGGTAATTCTTATAACGACAGTATTATGAATATCAGCAGAATGGGAAGCATAAAAATATCG CTGATGGGATTTTGTTCTCTTGATCACTCAGAATCTATGCCTCACATGTTACATACTGAGAATTCTACCCAAGTTGATATCATTCTTGATCATttacaaactaataaaagCTTCACTAACAGCAGATTTGCTATCGAGTTGTTGGTAGTAGGTGAAGGAAATCCTGAAGTCCCTATGTTTATTAATCCAAAGAAAAGTTTGGACGATGAACATACACCTGGTATATTTGAT gTTGTTGAAGTCAGAACACCACCTTACAAAAGTATGGATAATTATGAGACAGAGGGAGCTTACTTGCAATGGAGACCAGTTTCTTACACAACTATGTCTAGAGATATAACAGATTCTACAGAAACAATGCAATACCCACCACTAAAAGTATCTAATCACACGAGTACTATCATAGATTCTATGTTATACTGTTACTACGGAGATAAGGTTGACAATTTGCTCACTCAAAGAATCATCGTGTCATTAGGGAGTAAAGGAGATGGTTTCTACAAAAGAACGTACTATTCTACatg GACATTCTTGATTGGGTATGGTACACCACCTGAGgaacaattttcttatttagtAATCATGATCATTTCAATTGGTCTTGGCCTCCCAATGATTATTTTGTTAGCAACAGgcttatatttttgtatttacaaaCTGCCGAAACGAAGTGGCCAGGCATATTTGAATCAGTGA
- the LOC132905781 gene encoding glycosylated lysosomal membrane protein-like isoform X2 gives MNISWKDFLLKRKNSVTFTEEPIYTFGVVFNKIIEFNDTNDTALINIANLINTNSLHPMFFQWDRKTLIQNNEFVTLNMEGNSYNDSIMNISRMGSIKISLMGFCSLDHSESMPHMLHTENSTQVDIILDHLQTNKSFTNSRFAIELLVVGEGNPEVPMFINPKKSLDDEHTPGIFDVVEVRTPPYKSMDNYETEGAYLQWRPVSYTTMSRDITDSTETMQYPPLKVSNHTSTIIDSMLYCYYGDKVDNLLTQRIIVSLGSKGDGFYKRTYYSTWTFLIGYGTPPEEQFSYLVIMIISIGLGLPMIILLATGLYFCIYKLPKRSGQAYLNQ, from the exons ATGAACATAAGTTGGAAGGACTTTCTTCTTAAGAGAAAAAACTCTGTAACATTTACAGAAGAACCTATTTATACTTTTGGAGTAGTTTTTAATAAG ATTATAGAATTCAATGACACAAATGACACagcattaataaatatcgctAATCTTATAAATACCAATAGTTTACATCCCATGTTTTTTCAATGGGACCGTAAGACtctaatacaaaataatgaatttgTTACATTAAATATGGAGGGTAATTCTTATAACGACAGTATTATGAATATCAGCAGAATGGGAAGCATAAAAATATCG CTGATGGGATTTTGTTCTCTTGATCACTCAGAATCTATGCCTCACATGTTACATACTGAGAATTCTACCCAAGTTGATATCATTCTTGATCATttacaaactaataaaagCTTCACTAACAGCAGATTTGCTATCGAGTTGTTGGTAGTAGGTGAAGGAAATCCTGAAGTCCCTATGTTTATTAATCCAAAGAAAAGTTTGGACGATGAACATACACCTGGTATATTTGAT gTTGTTGAAGTCAGAACACCACCTTACAAAAGTATGGATAATTATGAGACAGAGGGAGCTTACTTGCAATGGAGACCAGTTTCTTACACAACTATGTCTAGAGATATAACAGATTCTACAGAAACAATGCAATACCCACCACTAAAAGTATCTAATCACACGAGTACTATCATAGATTCTATGTTATACTGTTACTACGGAGATAAGGTTGACAATTTGCTCACTCAAAGAATCATCGTGTCATTAGGGAGTAAAGGAGATGGTTTCTACAAAAGAACGTACTATTCTACatg GACATTCTTGATTGGGTATGGTACACCACCTGAGgaacaattttcttatttagtAATCATGATCATTTCAATTGGTCTTGGCCTCCCAATGATTATTTTGTTAGCAACAGgcttatatttttgtatttacaaaCTGCCGAAACGAAGTGGCCAGGCATATTTGAATCAGTGA